A region of Sugiyamaella lignohabitans strain CBS 10342 chromosome A, complete sequence DNA encodes the following proteins:
- the CRC1 gene encoding Crc1p (Mitochondrial inner membrane carnitine transporter; required for carnitine-dependent transport of acetyl-CoA from peroxisomes to mitochondria during fatty acid beta-oxidation; GO_component: GO:0016021 - integral component of membrane [Evidence IEA]; GO_component: GO:0016021 - integral component of membrane [Evidence ISM] [PMID 12192589]; GO_component: GO:0016020 - membrane [Evidence IEA]; GO_component: GO:0005743 - mitochondrial inner membrane [Evidence IEA,IEA]; GO_component: GO:0005743 - mitochondrial inner membrane [Evidence IDA] [PMID 10545096]; GO_component: GO:0005739 - mitochondrion [Evidence IEA]; GO_component: GO:0005739 - mitochondrion [Evidence IDA] [PMID 11914276]; GO_component: GO:0005739 - mitochondrion [Evidence IDA] [PMID 14576278]; GO_component: GO:0005739 - mitochondrion [Evidence IDA] [PMID 16823961]; GO_function: GO:0005476 - carnitine:acyl carnitine antiporter activity [Evidence IDA] [PMID 10545096]; GO_process: GO:0006631 - fatty acid metabolic process [Evidence IDA] [PMID 10545096]; GO_process: GO:0006810 - transport [Evidence IEA]) has translation MSDYEGGIEAVVENPLVGQIKSFVAGGFGGICAVAVGHPFDLIKVRLQTSAPGTYSGTLDVVKKTLAADGARGLYRGVVAPLLGVTPMFAISFWGYDLGQRIVKSASPLKEGEKLSISQISAAGFLSAIPTTAVAAPFERVKVILQLQGQNAKPGAKQFNGALDVVSHLYKEGGLRSVFKGSVATLCRDGPGSALYFATYEYLKRKLTPEGTTMSLGAISFAGGMAGVAMWVPVFPIDTIKSNLQSSQTPQSIGQVTRNIYRSGGYKAFFPGLGPALLRSFPANAATFVGVELAHKFFQTLNI, from the coding sequence ATGTCTGATTACGAAGGTGGCATAGAAGCCGTTGTTGAGAATCCTCTTGTGGGTCAAATCAAGTCATTTGTGGCTGGTGGTTTCGGTGGTATCTGTGCTGTAGCAGTCGGTCATCCGTTCGATCTCATCAAGGTTCGTCTGCAAACATCTGCTCCTGGAACATATTCAGGTACTTTGGATGTGGTGAAGAAAACTCTCGCTGCAGATGGTGCTCGTGGTCTTTACAGAGGTGTTGTTGCTCCATTATTGGGAGTCACGCCTATGTTTGCTATTTCATTCTGGGGTTACGATTTGGGTCAGAGAATTGTGAAATCAGCTTCTCCCTTGAAAGAAGGTGAGAAACTGTCGATTTCTCAAATCTCTGCTGCAGGTTTCCTGTCTGCTATCCCTACCACAGCTGTAGCTGCTCCTTTCGAGCGTGTTAAGGTTATCCTGCAATTGCAGGGCCAAAATGCTAAACCCGGTGCCAAACAGTTCAATGGTGCTCTTGACGTTGTTTCGCATCTTTACAAAGAGGGTGGTTTGCGATCTGTCTTCAAAGGATCCGTAGCCACTTTATGTCGTGATGGACCCGGTTCAGCTTTGTATTTTGCAACTTATGAATACCTCAAGCGTAAATTGACTCCCGAAGGTACAACTATGTCATTGGGAGCTATCTCgtttgctggtggtatggCCGGTGTTGCTATGTGGGTTCCTGTATTCCCCATTGACACCATCAAATCCAACTTACAATCGTCTCAAACACCTCAATCTATCGGCCAAGTTACCCGAAACATTTACAGATCTGGTGGATACAAGGCCTTCTTCCCAGGTCTCGGTCCCGCCTTGTTACGTTCGTTCCCTGCTAACGCAGCAACCTTCGTAGGTGTCGAGCTTGCTCACAAGTTTTTCCAAACGCTTAACATCTAG
- the YAR1 gene encoding putative ankyrin repeat protein (potential ankyrin repeats near N terminus similar to S. cerevisiae YCR051W; allele of CaO19.2256), translating into MIEILTTRFLLDLNSTVLGRIEAYLKKKLAQQRAVSQDMLKLCHTFSENLFEHNDQVARWTPVCGANATYSFLSQRPQKGQGQRTSVTDGLAPTTVSTQKLDGEVFELEVDSTSNSPSSEPTPSTTTAVTSANDSNWSVVSRSPKLGGNSPSFGASTPRPILGSSPPVTSMASSPNQTQLQTPFRKSRAPSLASSPGQADFSPSPWKVGPNTSVKGPSKTGATPYRISPMAYGSAPKFSPGGSSSGFNTTPNNSTVPLSTIPLGTKQPIVKSPPITRSKLNQAGSALSSASSVSVARRGSASSSSPAPAAISSPAVGSVFTPVVKDGPSVKMSQKERKRLLREQQQQQQQSPQSQQKDIAPSTPMGWGNPFQPSSPSPSQSPWNVPRTSPAVATASVPPSVTAEVRSKTTSIPAPGSTVTEAESPFAMYAKGKEKAKKPIEQESPAFTLNDIIQQEKHDLKKRNEKSSRSLKDIQREEEFEKWWALESQRAQGVGPVEDESSCRPADTKSHNNNRRKHGKPKNRANSNTQSHGENHSGPNNQTSGEATSSNNHQGRRNQRLTVNT; encoded by the coding sequence ATGATAGAAATACTAACCACCAGATTCTTGCTTGACTTGAACAGCACTGTGTTGGGTCGAATTGAAGCttacttgaagaagaagttaGCTCAACAGAGAGCTGTTAGTCAGGATATGCTGAAATTGTGCCATACCTTCTCAGAGAACTTGTTTGAGCACAACGATCAGGTAGCTAGGTGGACTCCTGTTTGTGGTGCAAATGCTACATATTCGTTCCTGTCACAAAGACCTCAAAAGGGTCAGGGCCAGAGGACTTCTGTAACAGATGGCTTAGCACCAACCACTGTGTCTACTCAAAAGTTGGATGGTGAAGTATTTGAACTGGAAGTTGACAGCACGTCAAATAGCCCCAGCAGTGAGCCAACGCCGTCCACAACCACAGCTGTCACCTCAGCTAATGATTCGAATTGGTCAGTAGTGTCGCGATCTCCTAAATTAGGAGGCAACTCTCCATCATTTGGAGCGTCAACTCCTCGGCCCATTCTTGGATCTTCGCCGCCTGTAACTTCGATGGCAAGCTCTCCTAATCAAACGCAACTGCAGACACCATTCAGAAAGTCAAGGGCTCCATCACTAGCGTCCTCTCCAGGACAGGCGGATTTTTCACCGAGTCCATGGAAAGTGGGACCAAACACTAGTGTTAAGGGCCCTTCTAAAACTGGCGCAACTCCGTACAGAATTTCCCCAATGGCCTATGGAAGTGCACCGAAGTTCTCACCTGGTGGTTCTAGCTCTGGGTTTAACACAACCCCGAATAATTCCACCGTACCTTTGTCGACAATTCCACTTGGAACTAAGCAGCCCATCGTTAAGTCCCCACCAATCACGAGAAGTAAACTAAACCAAGCGGGGTCGGCTTTGTCGTCTGCATCATCAGTAAGTGTAGCAAGGAGAGGGTCCGCGTCTTCGTCTTCCCCTGCCCCTGCCGCAATTTCATCGCCAGCGGTAGGATCTGTCTTCACGCCTGTAGTAAAAGATGGGCCATCTGTAAAAATGTCtcagaaagaaagaaagagattGCTTAGggagcagcaacagcaacagcaacagtcTCCTCAGTCGCAACAAAAAGACATCGCTCCTTCGACACCTATGGGATGGGGTAATCCCTTCCAGCCTAGCTCACCATCTCCCTCGCAAAGTCCCTGGAATGTACCTCGTACAAGTCCTGCGGTGGCTACTGCTTCGGTTCCACCTTCTGTTACCGCGGAAGTGCGATCAAAGACAACATCTATACCAGCACCAGGCTCCACAGTTACAGAAGCAGAATCCCCCTTTGCCATGTACGCCAAAGGCAAAGAGAAAGCGAAGAAGCCAATTGAACAAGAGTCTCCGGCTTTCACATTGAATGATATCATTCAGCAGGAGAAACATGATCTTAAGAagagaaatgaaaaaagTTCTCGAAGCTTGAAAGATATTCAAAGAGAGGAAGAGTTTGAGAAGTGGTGGGCTTTGGAATCACAGCGAGCTCAAGGGGTTGGTCCTGTAGAAGATGAATCTTCTTGCAGGCCCGCAGATACGAAATCGCATAACAACAACCGAAGAAAGCACGGCAAGCCTAAGAACCGTGCCAACTCCAATACTCAGTCGCATGGAGAGAACCATTCAGGACCTAATAATCAAACGAGTGGTGAAGCAACTTCCTCTAACAATCACCAGGGCCGCCGAAACCAGCGGCTCACTGTAAATACATAG
- the SPC98 gene encoding Spc98p (Component of the microtubule-nucleating Tub4p (gamma-tubulin) complex; interacts with Spc110p at the spindle pole body (SPB) inner plaque and with Spc72p at the SPB outer plaque; GO_component: GO:0005737 - cytoplasm [Evidence IEA]; GO_component: GO:0005856 - cytoskeleton [Evidence IEA,IEA]; GO_component: GO:0000928 - gamma-tubulin small complex, spindle pole body [Evidence IPI] [PMID 9384578]; GO_component: GO:0005822 - inner plaque of spindle pole body [Evidence IDA] [PMID 9215630]; GO_component: GO:0005874 - microtubule [Evidence IEA]; GO_component: GO:0005815 - microtubule organizing center [Evidence IEA]; GO_component: GO:0005634 - nucleus [Evidence IEA,IEA]; GO_component: GO:0005824 - outer plaque of spindle pole body [Evidence IDA] [PMID 9215630]; GO_component: GO:0000922 - spindle pole [Evidence IEA]; GO_component: GO:0005816 - spindle pole body [Evidence IEA]; GO_function: GO:0005200 - structural constituent of cytoskeleton [Evidence IPI] [PMID 9215630]; GO_process: GO:0000226 - microtubule cytoskeleton organization [Evidence IEA]; GO_process: GO:0007020 - microtubule nucleation [Evidence IEA]; GO_process: GO:0007020 - microtubule nucleation [Evidence IPI] [PMID 9153752]; GO_process: GO:0030472 - mitotic spindle organization in nucleus [Evidence IMP] [PMID 9153752]) has protein sequence MSSNDDEIFDLVQRLVLSVLQPDASHQRVNFLADECMQLLVEASANRDNQYYTLQDIAGDIEKHLLGPGTDVAVRFNNLLSRLVSNRNVNNVSEQLEFLSSMAYVENQDQALAAEANTKFKVADEIDYQRLPRGPGSRPRSRGPVDINSPGIYIQALHDEQVPSMEELMIDLPFALQGLKTNHFKWITNKNRDRISAGSSPGVSLEIPSTLPFPLISLSYQLLEPGLLYKEIRSMIEAKETESDESNARGGTANGRTEQAPSHSTPISAGPSLPRPSLVRQSLKSAIDQELNSYLALVGYIENEARKTMRVNDSDDATTATRTATSGLDESSHKSLLTIRKCVSLLREATIGLRLLHSIVRQSESLKGGQILSLLHKSSYNGDEYISLFAKKLLGKVSKPFYEILSEWISSGRLVDPYGEFFVRIGSANAIWNNRFVFDQDLVPSFMSANIARQAFETGKTLYFIRVACDDNEWIVTRRRDHNLWASINDYTKLENQIFLGYDQVVEHLNHLLRTKFHLDLHLQGLKDYLLLGKGDFVQLLVEEAAPTLDQPAASLLRHHLTSMLETAIRSSNAQFDSPEVLKSVDARMLELGHGDIGWEVFTLEYRVEQPLDIVILDSRSSRQYLRVFNFLWRIKWASFSLYYVWKLLAISHRGGQVDKSYEEPWRQVRCTCQEMMHFISELQYYINYEVVEMSWSALQKELAKGGGRLTVDETIESHRKYLKQITHKGLLGGGSLIGELHEIIKDVLSFRSLVEGMHNLSTPRTTDELARFETLLKGINGLQHNFATNVENLVHKLKQEEDSEMRFLAVRLDFNGYYTRQRLLRTK, from the coding sequence ATGAGTAGTAATGACGACGAGATATTTGATCTGGTGCAGAGACTAGTATTGAGCGTTTTGCAGCCCGATGCGTCTCATCAGCGAGTGAACTTTCTGGCAGACGAATGTATGCAATTATTAGTGGAGGCTTCTGCCAATAGAGATAACCAATATTATACGCTACAGGATAtagctggtgatattgaaaaGCACCTTTTAGGACCCGGGACAGATGTGGCAGTGCGATTCAATAACCTTCTATCGCGGTTAGTGTCCAATAGAAATGTGAACAATGTATCTGAACAACTAGAGTTTTTGAGTTCTATGGCATATGTTGAAAATCAGGATCAAGCTCTAGCAGCTGAAGCTAATACGAAGTTTAAAGTTGctgatgaaattgattATCAAAGATTACCCCGTGGTCCAGGGAGCAGGCCGAGAAGTCGTGGCCCTGTAGACATCAATAGCCCTGGTATCTACATTCAGGCTCTACATGATGAGCAGGTTCCATCTATGGAGGAGCTGATGATAGACCTTCCATTTGCGCTACAAGGATTGAAAACGAATCATTTCAAATGGATCACAAATAAGAACAGAGATAGAATTAGTGCTGGGTCATCTCCTGGAGTGTCGCTTGAAATCCCTTCAACCCTTCCATTCCCTTTGATCTCCCTGTCTTACCAGCTCTTAGAGCCAGGCCTCTTATATAAAGAGATCAGGTCTATGATAGAGGCCAAGGAAACAGAAAGTGATGAGAGCAATGCTCGAGGAGGGACAGCGAATGGAAGGACCGAGCAGGCACCGAGTCATAGTACGCCAATATCAGCAGGACCAAGCCTACCACGACCAAGTCTCGTGCGACAATCTCTGAAAAGTGCTATTGACCAGGAACTTAATTCGTATCTTGCGTTAGTTGGATATATTGAGAACGAGGCCCGAAAGACTATGCGTGTCAACGATTCAGATGATGCCACAACTGCAACAAGAACCGCTACTAGCGGACTGGACGAGTCCTCACACAAATCCTTGTTGACAATACGAAAATGTGTTTCTCTTCTCAGAGAAGCCACAATAGGACTGCGGCTTCTGCATTCCATTGTCAGGCAGTCTGAATCACTGAAAGGTGGACAGATTCTGTCCTTGCTCCACAAAAGTTCCTATAATGGAGATGAATATATATCTCTGTTTGCTAAAAAACTACTTGGGAAAGTTTCTAAACCATTTTATGAAATTCTAAGTGAATGGATCAGTAGCGGCCGACTGGTGGATCCATATGGCGAGTTTTTTGTTCGAATAGGATCTGCGAATGCCATTTGGAATAATCGATTTGTATTCGACCAGGATTTAGTGCCGAGTTTTATGTCTGCAAATATAGCTCGTCAAGCTTTTGAAACTGGCAAGACGCTCTATTTCATCAGAGTTGCATGTGATGATAACGAATGGATTGTTACAAGGCGAAGAGACCACAACCTATGGGCATCAATAAACGACTATACTAAATTAGAAAACCAAATATTCCTGGGATACGACCAGGTCGTTGAGCATCTTAATCATTTATTACGAACGAAATTCCATCTTGATCTCCATTTACAAGGACTGAAGGATTATCTATTGTTAGGCAAGGGTGACTTTGTCCAATTGCTagtcgaagaagcagcacctACGCTAGAccagccagcagcatcctTATTAAGGCACCACCTAACTTCCATGCTGGAAACCGCTATTCGTAGTTCTAATGCACAATTCGATAGCCCGGAGGTGCTGAAAAGCGTGGACGCTCGTATGCTAGAGCTGGGTCATGGGGATATCGGATGGGAGGTGTTCACTCTCGAATACCGAGTAGAACAACCTCTAGATATTGTCATCTTAGATAGCCGATCGTCGAGACAGTATCTAAGAGTATTCAACTTTTTGTGGAGAATCAAATGGGCTAGCTTTTCACTATACTATGTATGGAAGCTGCTAGCAATTAGCCATCGAGGCGGACAAGTGGATAAATCTTATGAAGAGCCTTGGAGACAAGTTCGATGTACCTGTCAGGAGATGATGCATTTTATAAGTGAGCTCCAGTACTATATCAACTACGAAGTAGTAGAAATGTCATGGTCAGCATTACAGAAGGAGCTTGCCAAGGGAGGTGGACGACTTACTGTCGACGAAACCATCGAATCGCATCGCAAATACCTGAAACAAATCACTCACAAAGGTCTACTTGGTGGTGGCAGTCTTATTGGTGAACTTCACGAAATTATAAAGGATGTGCTCTCGTTCCGAAGTCTTGTCGAGGGAATGCATAACCTGTCAACTCCAAGAACTACAGACGAACTGGCCCGCTTTGAAACGTTGCTGAAAGGAATTAACGGGCTCCAGCACAATTTTGCAACCAACGTGGAAAACCTAGTACACAAACTCAAGCAGGAAGAAGATAGTGAGATGCGTTTCCTAGCTGTCCGTCTGGACTTTAATGGCTACTATACACGTCAACGATTGCTACGAACTAAATAA
- the YIP3 gene encoding Yip3p (Protein localized to COPII vesicles; proposed to be involved in ER to Golgi transport; interacts with members of the Rab GTPase family and Yip1p; also interacts with Rtn1p; GO_component: GO:0030134 - ER to Golgi transport vesicle [Evidence IDA] [PMID 11157978]; GO_component: GO:0005794 - Golgi apparatus [Evidence IEA]; GO_component: GO:0005794 - Golgi apparatus [Evidence IDA] [PMID 16002643]; GO_component: GO:0000139 - Golgi membrane [Evidence IEA]; GO_component: GO:0005783 - endoplasmic reticulum [Evidence IDA] [PMID 16002643]; GO_component: GO:0016021 - integral component of membrane [Evidence IEA]; GO_component: GO:0016020 - membrane [Evidence IEA]; GO_function: GO:0003674 - molecular_function [Evidence ND]; GO_process: GO:0006888 - ER to Golgi vesicle-mediated transport [Evidence IPI] [PMID 11157978]): protein MIGIGMLQGQDLVLPFGTITTSSLYTTLFIIAVPLGIFASPLSTLFWLIGASGVTILGHATLMEKPIESAFAEEQV from the coding sequence ATGATTGGTATTGGCATGCTTCAAGGTCAAGACCTCGTACTGCCATTTGgtaccatcaccacctcGTCTTTATACACcactttatttattattgccGTTCCCTTGGGTATTTTCGCTTCTCCTTTGAGTACTTTGTTCTGGTTGAtcggtgcttctggtgttACCATCTTGGGCCATGCCACTTTGATGGAGAAGCCAATTGAAAGTGCCTTTGCTGAGGAGCAAGTCTAA